The Melitaea cinxia chromosome 30, ilMelCinx1.1, whole genome shotgun sequence sequence gctgtgcccgcgacttcgtccgcgtagaatttaacaaaagttattgttcagttcgcagatttataaaattaaaaaatttcttaaataaaagtagccataattactccttgttatatcagctatttgccagtaaaagtcccgtcaaaatcggttcagccgtttaagagattagccggtacaaacggacagacagacagacaaaaatcgtagaaaatattgttttggtaccgtgtatacatcgatatgcatttagtaaaaagcagttattttaatattacaaacagacactccaattttatttatttgtatagataacgtgcttattaaatttttctaacagaattctaataatatttaattattgaaattcgATAACTTACCACattctgaaaattttaattaatttttttttatttttacaaacgtttaattatttatttaattttatttatttgtatagagtatagatggcaaattattaaaacagtttaacTTACTTGGGCCTGTGTAGGGAATAatacagaaaaattattattatttaaatttttttcaaattatttaatataaataatcaaattatattactcATCTTTACGAATACATTACTTATAAATAGCTAGACATCACACGTAGTTTCACCCATGTacttcatcactcatcatcatcatagggctccataagttcacgccaaaaatggtgtgaactcatgtgtgttgcccatagtcaccacgctgggcaggcgggttgttgatcgcagggctggctttgtcgcaccgaagacgctgctgcttgtcttcggcctgtgtattttaaagtccagcagttggatggttatcccgccatcggtcggctatttaagttccaaggtggtagtggaactgtgttatcccttagtcgcctcttacgacgcccacgttaagagagggggtggctatattctttaccgcCGTTACCACACCATGTACTTCGGCATAGGCTTTTTCTCCAtttaagagaaggatcagaaagATTTAAAGGTTTTTCTCGAGTCAAGGGGAAATATATTTCGGCTGACCTTTTTATCCATTGTTGTACAAAGGTTGTCGTTGTGGGCATTGGTTCAATTTCTGGatgtatataacaatatttcaaaaataatatttaggcaAAATTTGCCACCCTAGGCTCCAGCGTTGTCCATGTAGATGGTCAAACAAGGGGGAGGGTTTCTAAACATTAAGTGATGGCGAGGGTTAGAGGGTAATGTCgtaaccgtagcctatagactccTGTAATACCTCTTGGTATTGCATTAATTAGTCCATAGGCTACGTTTTCACTTATCATTAGGTAGACCATACATGCTTGCCACCCTTTTAAtagtgttatattaaaaaaaattgattttgatttgactTTAACCATTGGATCAGAGTCCTAAGTGTGAAAGGTTATACATCATCTAGCGTCGAAAAATACACGGATGAAGCCTAGTGCACCGTCTTCtataatgtgtatatatttagcTAAGTTAATACGTaccattgtatatatattaacagttaaatacaaaacaaatataacaataatccTTAAATAACTtgccatattttatttgtaacaataaattaactGTATTGAAGAAAACAATAATCTTGATCAAAACGTATTGCGCAAATTTTacgattcaataaaatataatcttaaatatataacttacaTAAAAATGGAATTATGATTTCAATTTACACAGAAGTATAAAAATTTCTATTGTAAGGTTTATCTATTTCTGCCTCTGTCATTTATTACCTATGACCCAATAACCATTGGGGGTTACGAATCACGCCATCATATTATGTTCAATTCAGGTGTACCAAAAGGATCAAGTAGGACCCTTTTCTCATTGTAATTTTTACAATcctattttataacatattatcGTTAAATGGTTtttcattacattatattacaaaaaaaaaaacgcttcacactctaCAGGccccagtagaattttctcTTGTGTCATAGTGctctaaaataattgtaatatctaTCATATTTGTGCAAAGGAGATTCATGCGTTATCATCCAGCTCCCTCAGGCTGGAGGtatccgttagggatttcctcgGGGTCAACAACAAAAAGGGATAATAACATATCATGtaccataaaaaataaaataaaaaattaaacaagttgtcatttattttataaaacattatatttacaaatattatacaaaacaatttatttcgCTTCGTCCGATTTTTCTTGGTACTTTACAACTCCTCTTTCTATTAATTCTGGAACTTCAACAGCTAGCCAGGGTCCAAGCTGAAGAAAgcaataaaatatcattatatctTTTCAATTAAATTGTCTTTCTCTTCTTCTTTAGGATTAATgcctttcaatagtgccaaacaAGCACATGATTtcaccaatgtcacgtagaatggagaatacacgATGATTAAATTGTCAATTTGACTTTTAGCGTCAGTTAAGCATAAAAAACTTCGTCAATGACAGGATAGAGAAGACAGAAGAGATATTGATCAGTGAGGTCGAGAATTTAACCTACATTAAATTTTAgagacatttttaattttgcgaTGAAAGAGTGAGTTTCTTCACCGAGTTCAATAAAAGGAGAacgttcacaaaaaaaaaaaaaaaaaaaaaaatatatatatatatattttttttttattttttattaccttacaactttttaccgggtgtaccgattttgatcattctctttttaatcgaaagctagttCTTATCATTCACAGAAGAAAAGAAAAGTACTTTCTGGTCCCATAACAAAGCCGTGGAAGAtgacagttttatttataactagctatgcccacgacttcgttcgcgtcgaatttaataaaataattatagttcaatttgtagttataaaaaaaaactatgataaaagaaacctaagttactccttattacatcagctatctgtcagtggaagtcccgtcaaaatcggtccagccgtttcagatattagccggaataaacaaacagacagacaaaaattataaaaaatgttattttggtatatataccatgtatactacatatatactatatgcatttattaaaaagctgttattttaatattacaaacaaatactccaatttaattatttgcatagatgtatagatataaatgttatatactTACACCTAAAGCCATAGCATGGGCTATACCAAACTTTGGCACATTCCTGGCCCATAACGGCTTGAAATGGTCTGTTAAACAGATTTTACCTCCTCTGTACATTTTTGCCGTTTTACCATCTAGACCTGGTAAAGCCAATTCGGGCGCTGTAGTTGGATAAGTTACAGgtatctgaaaaaaaatgttaaaaactaaaaaaaataagtaaagattTAGGCAAATGATTTAGCCTTTATATCTTGTGGTGCGTAGTATGTACCATAAATAACTGTATTCAAGATATAATAAGAACATTTATGGTAGCTGCTCTCCTTATATGTAGCGTGATTGTTCTCCCACATGGAGAAAGATACCTATACCCAGCAGTTCCTACTGCTGTTACATAATAGTGTTGTACCTATTACAGCCTACAACATAATCTTCTATGTCCAAACAATTGTCTGGATCCTTCCAATTCTTCCAATTCTTCTAACTTCACTCATTCAGACATAgcttgcaaatatttttttgtatgttactacCAGTGGTGTAGCGTGCATTGGAGaggccctgtatcaaaattagctGGAGGATCAAAATGAAGGGTAAATATTtctcataaaagaaaaagagatTGCTttcatttctgaagtgaaaattCTATAGGCACAAATGGtagttttttttcaatatgtttTTTCCCGTGAAGCATGAggttaagtgacattgtggataacatttgactaatttttgcttacataTGTTAGGGGCCTCTGTAGCCCGGGGGCCCTGTATTATTGATACCGAAGATACGGCGATAGCTATGCCCCTGATTTCTACTCTTGTTTTTGTTTTCCTTTCTTCGAAAAGTGTACAGTAATGAGTATTTACTATGTATAAGTATGAACACTAACTCTATGAGACCCCCACAAAGAATTAAATGCTACGACGCTTTTTTTATGGCTCATACAATCATGTGTTGTGTACAAAGAATGAAAGCATGCCATAAACAATTACTGTGACCATGCACATGcaaaaatacaatacatatataagaataatatattcTCTAAGGTAGAATGTTGAAATCGAACCTACAATCACCATCACAGACCATATTTCAAACCACCGCACCAAACATCCATTCTATAGATGTCAAACAATAAAGAAAGGATAAAATATGTACTCACATCAAACTCCAAATCAAATTCATACTTCAGCAGATTATGAACGTACCAGCACTTGCCGAACCACTTTGTACCGGTTTTATCTGATTCTAACCGGAACCAATCGTTGTCTGCTTCTTTATTGTTCTGTACATACtggaaaataatatacatttttttatactacaaaggTGGTAAACAAGAGTGCAGTAAGCAGCTGCTGTAGcatatagacacctgcaacaccagaagcatcgcaagcatgtTGCCAACCCAACCCtagaccctccccaggagctctctaCCTTAGTCACCACAGGGGCAAAACACTAATTGAgagcagaattatttattttacatctgaattacaatattattgatagttaataaaaatttcacaaattaattattttacaataatatcctacaatatataaacataaatcgTAAGATTTTGCTTTAAAATTGGACAACGATGAGCTTTCTTGAATTAATTCTGGAAGATTTCTAAATTTAGCAGCATGTATAGGAAATATGTAtgacttaaaattaattgacaTAAATAGAAAGTGTTTGAATTGTATATGTAGAACACTAATAACATATAGTATaactaaataaagaaaaatatatatgaatgcAGTTTTCGTGTAATGTTttacgtaaaaattatttttaaaataacttctaGAATGCGTAATCACTTAAATATTTCACGTAACTTTCATTTAATTGGGAAAGTTAATAAGAATAAATCTTTTACTAAAATTGTTTAGTAACAGCTAAAATGACTTAAGTTTAATCgtaataaatattgttgatacattttttattaataatatttacagaacCCAATTTATACCTTTATTAAAGCTTGATATTCTTCCTTTAATCTCGTCGGCCATAACTCCTTATCCCTTGGACCTGCTTTAGTTTTCAACAACGGAATGCTACTTAGCGTCTTCCTCGTACCTTCATCTACCATTCTTATAAGTTTCTGTGTTGTTCATAAAATGTTCTAATTACAAAATGAAAGTAGATTCCGCCAAGATTCCACACACACAGTTAGAATTGAAATGTCAAAACTTGAAAAGTCATAATACGTGTCAAATCACAgatgtttttggttttttttaacttggaTTCTTGTATCTTTTATCAATtctttaactgacttcaaaaaggaggaggttactctgtaagattaaattataaattttagtttttaataacgaATCTCAACAACACTGTTCTACATGAAGTCTGGCCTTTATACCGAGGCCAGCCTTTCGCTGGAAAGACCCTGTTGCCTGCATCCGCTgttgcagatccgggaccctccaattaaagcggctgaaggccgcaggggtttggtcggtattgcacccccaagtgctgaagccggcatacggtctaggactgcctacccgggcgtcctggatatcacctaAAAATGGATTCCTCTGCAATACCAATAAAAAAGGATTTTCTtggtgaaattatttttaatatctgtcCAATTGTTATCtagctaaaatataataatatgtaggaTGAGGTCACATTTGTTAATAACAATGTAAGGTAACATGaggtaatatattaataaaatatattttaaatgtacagcacaaaatgtttgatattgtttctatttatttcgctgactttgtgtgcatattaaatttttatcttgttccagctttttcagttgattttctattacttagttgttcttcacgcaggcgggttttttaaccgacttccaaaaaaggaggaggttctcaattcgacagtattttttttatttttttttttttatgtatgttacatcagaacttttgcccgtgtggaccgatttcaacaaattttcttttaatcgaaaggtggtgtgtgccaattggtcccatttaaatttgagatctaacaactacttttcgagctatatctaataatgcgtttttacttgacgcttttttcgtcgacctacgttgtattataccgcataactttctactggatgtaccgatgttgataattctttttttgttggaaaggagatatcccaagtttagtaccatgataaggaaaccaggatctggtgatgggatcccagaaaaattgatggaaattctagaaaatccgcaataactttttactgggtgtactgattttgataattctttttttgttggaaagaagatatccttagtttagtaccatgataagaaaaccaggatctgatgatgggatcctagagaaattgagggaacttcttgaaaatccgcaataactttttactgggtgtaccgattttaataatttttaatttaatcgaaagctgatgtttgtcatgtggtcacatataaattttattgagatctgataactactttttgagtaatctttgataatgcgcagttacttgactattttttcgtcgatctacgttgtattacttgtcgatgtaattgaagtcggttttttttttcgtttgcgagcaaacacaattattgtttattttttaattattatttttttattagtgagCTGCTGTTTTTTAGTTTCTTGAGGTTGGCAGCACAGCCGTGCTGCAGTCTGCACTGgaacaactgaaagccattaaaacCAAAGAGCATTTAAGTAAAACCAATCAATCGAATGTATTCCAATGTATTCGATAAAAAgataacattaaaacatttcttaagtacctatatattaCTTTAGTAAATAATGAGTTAATGTGACgaaaaacagaaaataacagACATACCCACGTATTTACATTACGTATTATCTGtgctgtaaaaaatataattaattcaatcctaattttgtaataaataatgggTTCAGAACAGTCGGTGCCACCAAAAAAGCAGCCACAAAGAGCCCCACCGGTACGAAGAGGCCATACCATAGCCACATCCAATTTTCccggtaattaaaaaaaaattgcacaaaaataacaatatttttaatttatattataattttaatacgttattaatatttttttgtcttaaaatgtaaataaaatggattgtattaatttttattgaatcatttaatttcatgataataaaaatatatttttagtgatatatgataataaaaatatttttttagtgtaatttatttaaactgaggtagggcacagcaggaatttcctgctcaaaatacagagcagcccgactggggtagtaccttgaccttacagaagatcacagctaaataatactgttttgaagcagttttgtgttcctgttggtgagtaaagtgaccagagctcctggggggattggggatttggtcggcaacgcgtaaaaacaaagaaacaaattaaatttctctaaattgaatttaatttccTATGTTTTTCAGAGTCAAGGCGACCAGAACCGACACCAAGTGGTAACAATTCACCAGGAGCGAGTATGTGCTCAGATTCAGAGTTGCCGTACATATCGTATACTGTAGATAGACCTATCGGAGGTATGTATAGTAAACTACTGAAAAATTCTTCTCGTTACATTACACTGCTTTTTGCTGTAAGGGTTCTGCATACgatttaatctttatttcttcaaacaaTCGCACatcaaataaacatatattacatcAATTATACTTAGTCACTAAAAGAACATAAAAACGTGTGAACGTATCTGGTCTCCACACTAGGATTCCCTGTGTTGTTGGATTTCTGCCCATAgagctacaaatatttttttcatacatttataaataatcaaatccTGGAACCGGAATAGAACCTACAAACGTTGGAACAGAAAGCGGAGTTACTGCAAGTCTGACTAATCAAAATATTGGTTGCGACATTAATTGTGTTTCTAACCTCATGAAATTCTAGTCTTCTGTATtagaggcgtttatttatttttaattatatcttatatataaaattctcgtgtcatggagttaaacattgaactcctccgatccagctcgaccgattttaataaaattttgtgggcatatcgcataggtctgagaattggccaacatctatttttcatacccctgttataaggggggggggattaagcgggttaatatatggcaaagcaacgtttgcggggtcagctagtgttttTATAGATTTCATCATTAACAAAATTCTGTGTGACAGTTACGAtagctaattatataaaatttcagaTTCACCCAAAAACTCTGCCAAGTCCCAACGTTCGACGGAGAGTAAGAAATCTCTGCTTCAACGAAGGCAACTCAGCT is a genomic window containing:
- the LOC123668259 gene encoding ubiquitin-fold modifier-conjugating enzyme 1, which codes for MVDEGTRKTLSSIPLLKTKAGPRDKELWPTRLKEEYQALIKYVQNNKEADNDWFRLESDKTGTKWFGKCWYVHNLLKYEFDLEFDIPVTYPTTAPELALPGLDGKTAKMYRGGKICLTDHFKPLWARNVPKFGIAHAMALGLGPWLAVEVPELIERGVVKYQEKSDEAK